Proteins encoded by one window of Rutidosis leptorrhynchoides isolate AG116_Rl617_1_P2 chromosome 7, CSIRO_AGI_Rlap_v1, whole genome shotgun sequence:
- the LOC139858006 gene encoding FCS-Like Zinc finger 8-like, with product MTDHKPTRPVSSYISSPRFFNGLYSPKTLQEQESSPTSILDTRQNFVNNPFEINKNGIKPIKLFKKIVNPLEKFDHEGIALALIEEQPNETICKPNTISRKVLFASNLKIQIPEFSGDYGIKTRSSQISGRPATTPTGYGSLRNFSGLLSLKEMELSEEYTRVISRGPNPKTTHIYDNCVVERSCEVIGLPELEKPGPHPNLNPEPTCEGFLSFCHTCNKNLEEGNDIFIYRGEKAFCSEECRCQEMVLDGLMVNYY from the coding sequence ATGACGGATCATAAGCCGACCCGACCTGTTTCATCTTACATCTCATCACCAAGGTTCTTTAATGGCTTATATTCACCTAAAACCCTGCAAGAACAAGAATCATCACCCACTTCAATCCTTGACACAAGACAAAATTTTGTCAACAACCCATTTGAGATCAACAAAAATGGAATCAAACCcattaaattatttaaaaaaatcGTAAACCCATTAGAGAAATTTGATCATGAAGGTATTGCTTTAGCACTAATTGAAGAACAACCAAATGAAACCATTTGTAAACCAAATACAATTAGTCGTAAAGTTTTGTTTGCATCAAATCTCAAGATTCAAATACCAGAATTCTCCGGAGATTACGGAATTAAAACACGAAGTTCTCAAATTTCCGGTAGACCGGCGACAACTCCGACCGGGTACGGGTCGCTCCGAAATTTTTCGGGTCTTTTGTCTTTGAAGGAAATGGAGCTTTCCGAAGAGTATACCCGGGTGATTTCTCGTGGACCGAACCCGAAAACGACCCATATTTATGATAATTGTGTTGTGGAAAGAAGTTGTGAGGTAATCGGGTTACCGGAATTAGAGAAGCCTGGCCCGCACCCGAACCTGAACCCGGAACCTACTTGTGAAGGCTTTTTAAGTTTTTGTCATACATGCAACAAAAATCTCGAAGAAGGGAATGATATATTTATTTACAG